A region of Moorena producens PAL-8-15-08-1 DNA encodes the following proteins:
- a CDS encoding zinc ribbon domain-containing protein yields the protein MPRKEGVTKRISTQVVPVAGMTKSVELELLQVMKKLGIVRSESYNKLGSINHWGLDWKKAYPEVRSFRTPESLGLPSKLMEWTVSDVAKAITAQQAACTEAVVKRIYKRFSGTYNQKRRKELCRQLKTLAFLENPLLHRFVRKEYQRGHSWVKNQIVYQQGGYTCKQLSRNTYQLELAGLRRGKRNKVIVRSNRKLKGQIRLIHNHVLQRFEIHFLVDHGTVEIPSQLKSVGVDKGYTEAFYDSDGHAHGKGLGKETTKKQKRICAKNRKRGKLWALQRKLEELNPSRSARILKNNLGRKAENKRYRQDQSELKAIIGAASKSLFNGESLKVFAVREAWPTALDLTQPIKNKRQSKTMSRKLNSWMKGEMRDSLQKWANWTGSVVTEVQPSYTSQIDSVTGTLLGVRSGDSFTRFNGVVLQADHNAALNILARGTDFEITRYMNKTEVQAVLLRRTARYLKGMGLSLLDAVELGWLDCKHSKTKAFKQLLPGM from the coding sequence ATGCCAAGAAAAGAAGGAGTAACAAAAAGGATATCGACTCAAGTCGTCCCTGTGGCAGGGATGACAAAGTCGGTTGAACTTGAATTGCTGCAGGTAATGAAAAAGCTGGGTATCGTCAGGTCTGAGTCCTACAACAAGCTCGGAAGTATTAACCATTGGGGACTAGATTGGAAAAAGGCGTACCCAGAAGTAAGGAGTTTTAGGACTCCGGAATCCCTGGGACTACCTTCAAAACTAATGGAATGGACGGTCAGTGATGTAGCGAAAGCAATCACAGCCCAACAAGCAGCTTGCACTGAGGCAGTTGTCAAAAGGATTTACAAAAGGTTCTCTGGTACATACAACCAAAAGAGAAGAAAAGAGCTTTGTAGACAGCTCAAAACTTTAGCTTTCCTAGAAAATCCTCTACTACACAGGTTCGTCAGGAAGGAATACCAACGTGGGCATTCTTGGGTTAAGAACCAAATAGTCTATCAACAGGGAGGTTATACCTGTAAGCAACTTTCTCGCAACACTTATCAGTTAGAGTTAGCTGGGTTGAGAAGAGGAAAAAGGAACAAGGTAATCGTTAGATCTAACCGAAAACTGAAAGGACAGATTCGGTTGATACATAATCACGTTTTGCAAAGATTTGAGATTCATTTTCTAGTAGACCATGGAACCGTAGAAATACCATCTCAACTCAAGAGTGTAGGAGTAGACAAGGGATACACCGAAGCTTTCTATGATTCGGATGGTCACGCACATGGGAAGGGACTGGGGAAAGAAACTACCAAGAAACAGAAACGAATATGTGCCAAGAATCGCAAGAGAGGGAAACTATGGGCACTTCAGAGAAAGCTAGAGGAACTCAATCCATCTAGATCTGCTCGAATACTAAAGAATAATCTTGGTAGAAAGGCGGAAAATAAGCGATATAGGCAAGACCAATCGGAACTTAAAGCCATTATAGGAGCCGCTTCTAAGTCTCTTTTCAATGGTGAATCGTTGAAAGTTTTTGCGGTTCGCGAAGCGTGGCCTACGGCCTTAGATTTAACACAACCAATAAAAAATAAACGCCAGTCCAAAACCATGTCCCGCAAACTGAATAGTTGGATGAAGGGGGAAATGCGGGACTCCTTACAGAAGTGGGCTAATTGGACTGGGTCAGTTGTCACAGAAGTCCAGCCTAGTTACACGTCGCAAATTGACTCCGTGACCGGAACCCTGTTGGGGGTGCGGAGCGGAGACAGTTTTACCAGATTCAATGGGGTCGTGTTGCAGGCTGACCACAATGCTGCATTGAACATCCTTGCTCGGGGTACGGACTTTGAAATTACTCGGTATATGAACAAGACCGAGGTTCAGGCAGTATTGTTGCGTCGTACCGCGCGTTACTTGAAAGGGATGGGACTTAGTTTGCTTGATGCAGTTGAGCTGGGCTGGCTTGATTGTAAACATAGCAAAACTAAGGCTTTCAAGCAACTCCTCCCCGGGATGTGA
- a CDS encoding alcohol dehydrogenase catalytic domain-containing protein — MIQAYAAHEPGGELKPFEYDPGVLGEQEVEINVEYCGICHSDLSMLDNEWGLTQYPFIPGHEVVGTVAALGEKVTTLQVGQRVGLGWFSKSCMTCECCI; from the coding sequence ATGATTCAAGCCTACGCAGCCCACGAACCTGGTGGAGAACTGAAGCCTTTTGAATACGATCCAGGGGTTTTGGGGGAACAGGAAGTAGAAATCAATGTGGAATACTGTGGTATTTGCCACAGCGACCTAAGTATGTTGGATAACGAGTGGGGACTAACTCAGTATCCATTTATACCAGGTCACGAGGTAGTTGGTACCGTGGCAGCATTGGGAGAGAAGGTGACCACGCTCCAAGTTGGACAACGAGTGGGACTAGGCTGGTTTTCTAAGTCCTGCATGACCTGCGAGTGCTGTATTTGA
- a CDS encoding filamentous hemagglutinin N-terminal domain-containing protein, whose translation MKPRISPLVPATSMVLYSLLAATTAFGQVTPDNTLGNESSVVTPNVTINGALADLIEGGAIRDSNLFHSFSDFNVAEFGRVYFANPAGVANILSRVTGGNVSNILGTLGVLGNANLFVINPNGIVFGPNSRLDVGGSFFGSTADSVLFEDGTVFSAKNPNEKPLLTINIPSGLQYGSNPGSITNQSFFGLRVPNGQTLGLIGGEVTIPNGALFALDGRIELGGVGANGVVNLTPTDTSFVLDYSGVQGFQDISLSEFAFVNTSGESGGSIQVRGANVSLRDRSFVFADTLGNQNGGGIVVEASQLSLEGGSRITATVFGSGQGGDLTVDASESVRMVGVSADGTPSALAAQVFPEVTGNGGDISITTGELMLKDGALVSASTFGEGDGGNLTVNADSTVQLIGHSANNRFFSGLFTQTFGTGNGGELNITTGELMVSDGALVSARTLGEGDSGDLTVDASSTVKLIGTSADGRSSISGLFTQTEGTGNAGNLKITTGELMVSDGALVSASNIGEGDGGDLTVDASSTVQVIGTTADGRFSSGLLTQANRGLKGNEGNAGNLSITTGKLMVSDGARVSSSTFGGGDGGDLSVNASFSVEIIGTSADSRLVSRLITQANRGSKGNAGNLSITTGQLVVSDGAFVSARTLGEGDGGNLTVDASSTVQLIGTSADARFISGLSTQTERTGNAGKFLKITTDKLIISDGAGISARSIQQGTTAGEVNINANSIFLDNNSRITAETAGTKGNIILEARDIRLLNRSLILTDAKDTDGGNIVIDTDTLVGLGNSDITANALKAEVDNSTIVEGGRVEINAKGIFGLEFRDRLTKDNDITATSDSGPSLNGEVILNISQVDPTSGLNQLPGILVDAEAILANDLCGFENNRIAGGSSFTITGKGGLPPTPEDPVINAHRTVRWRTRPRLPSTRQPLQAQPSVRPRQDKKVIIEAQGWVIAKDGTIILTAQPFNGTPVEQIFPNLDCHSGRGNREQGTGKRE comes from the coding sequence ATGAAACCTCGGATTTCCCCACTGGTGCCAGCAACTAGCATGGTGCTGTATTCTCTACTAGCTGCAACTACGGCATTCGGGCAAGTTACTCCAGATAATACCCTAGGGAATGAAAGCTCTGTGGTAACCCCCAATGTGACTATTAACGGTGCCCTGGCAGATTTAATTGAAGGTGGGGCGATTAGAGACAGTAATCTATTCCACAGCTTCTCGGATTTCAATGTGGCGGAGTTCGGGCGAGTTTATTTTGCGAATCCTGCTGGAGTTGCCAACATCCTGAGTCGGGTAACGGGAGGTAATGTTTCCAATATTTTGGGAACCCTAGGCGTGTTGGGTAATGCTAATTTATTTGTGATCAATCCCAATGGTATTGTCTTCGGTCCCAATAGCAGACTGGATGTGGGAGGTTCATTTTTTGGGAGTACTGCTGATAGTGTGTTGTTTGAAGATGGCACAGTATTCAGCGCAAAAAATCCCAATGAAAAACCGTTGTTGACCATTAATATTCCATCTGGGTTACAATATGGTTCCAATCCAGGGAGTATTACTAATCAGTCTTTTTTTGGGCTTCGGGTACCAAATGGTCAAACATTGGGCTTGATTGGTGGTGAGGTGACTATTCCTAATGGCGCTCTATTCGCATTGGATGGACGGATTGAGCTGGGGGGTGTTGGTGCTAATGGTGTGGTTAACCTGACCCCAACGGATACGAGTTTTGTGTTGGATTATTCGGGAGTTCAAGGGTTTCAGGATATTAGTTTGTCGGAATTTGCTTTTGTCAATACCAGTGGGGAAAGTGGTGGCAGTATCCAGGTGCGGGGGGCTAATGTGAGTTTACGCGATCGCTCTTTTGTTTTTGCGGATACCCTGGGAAATCAGAATGGCGGTGGGATAGTGGTTGAGGCTTCTCAGTTGAGTCTTGAGGGTGGTTCTAGGATAACGGCGACTGTATTCGGCTCAGGACAGGGGGGAGATTTGACAGTGGATGCCTCTGAATCTGTGCGAATGGTTGGTGTATCTGCTGATGGTACTCCCAGCGCTTTGGCAGCCCAAGTTTTTCCAGAAGTAACAGGAAATGGGGGAGATATCAGTATTACCACTGGGGAGTTAATGCTCAAAGATGGAGCACTTGTTTCAGCTAGCACTTTTGGTGAAGGGGATGGGGGAAATTTGACTGTCAATGCCGACTCGACTGTTCAACTGATTGGTCACTCAGCCAATAATCGATTTTTCAGCGGCTTGTTTACTCAAACTTTTGGGACAGGAAATGGGGGAGAGTTGAATATTACCACTGGGGAGTTAATGGTCTCTGATGGAGCACTTGTTTCAGCTAGGACTCTTGGTGAAGGGGACAGCGGAGATTTGACTGTGGATGCCTCCTCTACGGTTAAACTGATTGGTACCTCAGCTGATGGTCGGTCGTCTATCAGCGGCTTGTTTACTCAAACTGAAGGGACAGGAAATGCGGGAAATTTGAAGATTACCACTGGGGAGTTAATGGTCTCTGATGGAGCACTTGTTTCAGCTAGCAATATTGGTGAAGGGGACGGCGGAGATTTGACTGTGGATGCCTCCTCTACGGTTCAAGTGATTGGTACGACAGCCGATGGTCGGTTTTCCAGCGGCTTGTTGACTCAAGCTAATCGAGGCTTAAAAGGAAATGAAGGAAATGCCGGAAATTTGAGTATTACTACTGGGAAGTTAATGGTCTCTGATGGAGCAAGAGTTTCATCTAGCACTTTTGGTGGAGGTGATGGCGGAGATTTGAGTGTGAATGCCTCATTTAGTGTTGAAATCATTGGTACCTCAGCCGATAGTCGGCTTGTCAGTCGCTTGATTACTCAAGCTAATCGAGGCTCAAAAGGAAATGCCGGAAATTTGAGTATTACCACTGGGCAGTTAGTAGTCTCTGATGGAGCATTTGTTTCAGCTAGGACTCTTGGTGAAGGGGACGGGGGAAATTTGACTGTGGATGCTTCTTCTACGGTTCAACTGATTGGTACATCAGCTGATGCTCGGTTTATCAGCGGCTTGTCTACTCAAACTGAAAGGACAGGAAATGCCGGAAAGTTTTTGAAAATTACCACTGACAAGTTAATAATCTCTGATGGAGCAGGTATTAGTGCTAGAAGCATTCAACAGGGTACAACAGCAGGCGAAGTAAACATTAATGCCAACTCCATCTTCCTTGACAACAATAGCAGAATCACAGCAGAAACAGCAGGAACAAAAGGTAATATTATCCTGGAAGCTCGTGACATCCGACTCCTCAACCGAAGCTTGATTCTAACTGATGCTAAGGATACCGATGGGGGCAATATAGTTATTGATACTGATACCCTAGTCGGTCTGGGAAATAGCGACATCACCGCCAATGCTCTAAAAGCCGAAGTAGATAACTCTACCATTGTCGAAGGAGGTCGTGTTGAGATTAATGCCAAAGGCATCTTTGGTTTAGAGTTTCGAGACCGTCTCACAAAGGACAATGACATCACTGCCACCTCCGATAGTGGCCCATCCTTAAACGGTGAGGTAATCCTCAACATCTCCCAGGTAGACCCCACCTCAGGCTTAAACCAATTGCCAGGAATCCTGGTCGATGCAGAAGCAATCCTAGCCAATGACCTTTGTGGCTTTGAGAACAATCGGATTGCTGGGGGCAGTTCCTTTACCATTACCGGCAAAGGCGGATTACCACCGACTCCAGAGGATCCAGTGATTAATGCCCACAGAACAGTGAGGTGGCGAACTCGTCCTAGGTTACCCAGCACCAGACAACCATTACAAGCGCAACCGTCAGTCAGACCCCGTCAAGACAAAAAAGTGATTATCGAAGCCCAAGGCTGGGTAATAGCAAAGGATGGCACCATTATTCTGACAGCGCAACCATTTAACGGGACTCCTGTGGAGCAGATATTTCCCAATCTTGATTGTCATTCGGGAAGAGGGAATAGGGAACAGGGAACAGGGAAAAGGGAGTAG
- a CDS encoding filamentous hemagglutinin N-terminal domain-containing protein: MKPRVYGLVQASSVLLCSLLGATTALGQITPDNTLGKVSSVVTPNVDVKGALADLIEGGAIRESNLFHSFSDFNVGEMGRVYFANPAGIANILSRVTGTNVSNILGTLGVLGNANLFVINPNGIFFGPNSRLDLGGSFFGSTADSVLFEDGTVFSAKNPNDKPLLTINIPSGLQYGSNPGSITNQSLRRRKFGERINGLQVPDGKTLGLIGGDITIPGGNLTAKDGRIELGSVGSNAVVNLTPTDSSFILDYSPVQEFQDISLSEGARVETSGIGGGSIQVQGSNVSLRDRSFIFANTLGSQNGGGIVVEASQLSLEGGSRITTDVTGLGQGGDLTVDATESVRVIGVSPDGRPSVLGARVLPRATGNGGDVSITTGQLIVSDGARVSVNTVGQGDGGNLTVDADSTVKLIGTSGDGRFPSGLFAETSGTGNGGDVSITTEELIVSDGARVSANTFGEGDGGNLTVDADSTVKLIGTSANGRIVGGLFAQANPGSTGNGGDVSITTGELIVKDGARVSTDTRGEGDGGSLSVDAEETVKLIGTAANVRIRSGLFARTQGTGKAGETRITTGELMVSDGAEVSASTFGEGDGGNVTVDADSTVKLIGTAADGRIRSRLLTQTFGTGNGGETRITTGQLIVKDGAFVSANTFGEGDGGSLSVDASESVQVIGISADGRFRSGLFAQTEGTGNGGETRITTGQLIVKDGAVVSASTRGEGDGGTLSVDASESVEVIGTSASGGVASGLLARTFGKGNAGDVSITTGQFMVSDGAEVSVGTSGEGDGGSLSVDAEETVKLIGTSADGQSPSGLFNQTFGTGNPGETRITTGQFIVSDGAVVSASTRGEGDGGTLSVDASESVEVIGSSADGRLFSGLFAQTFGTGNAGDLNITTGKLMVSDGAVVSARTFGEGDGGSLSVNADSSVQVIGTRVDGQSVSALTTQTDGTGKAGDLSITTGQLMVSDGAVVSAGTSGEGDGGSLSVDADSTVQLIGTRADGELPSGLFTQTEGKGNAGETRITTGQLIVSDGAQVSASTSGEGDGGSLSVDADSTVQLIGTSANGQFSSGLFNATEGKGNAGETRITTAKLMVSDGARVSASTSGEGDGGSLSVNASESIEVIGTSADSRFRSGLFAQTNPGSKGKAGDLSITTGELIVKDGARVSARTRGEGDGGTLSVDAKETIQLIGTSADGQFPSGLFTETEGKGDAGELLKITTGQLIVSDGAEVSARSIQQDTTAGEVKINAHSIFLDNKGRITAETAGGDNSKIKLFSRDIRLLNESLIITEAQNTTTGGNIEIDTDTLVGLGNSDIIANADEGEGGRVEINAKGIFGLEFRDSPTPDNDITSTSNRGSSFNGDVILNITQIDPTSGLNELPGILVDAEAILANDLCGFENNRIAGGSSFTITGKGGLPPTPDDSVINTDRTVSWRTRPGLASSRQALQQLPQQASRHPLQEKKVIIEAQGWVIAKDGTIILTAHPFRGTPVEQIFPNLDCHVGRGNREQGTGSREE, translated from the coding sequence ATGAAACCTCGGGTTTACGGACTTGTGCAAGCAAGTAGCGTTCTTCTGTGTTCTTTACTGGGTGCAACTACAGCATTAGGACAAATTACCCCAGATAATACCCTGGGGAAGGTCAGCTCTGTAGTAACTCCCAATGTCGATGTTAAGGGTGCCCTAGCCGATTTGATAGAAGGTGGGGCGATTAGAGAAAGCAATCTCTTCCACAGCTTTTCAGATTTCAATGTGGGTGAGATGGGGCGGGTTTATTTTGCTAATCCTGCTGGAATTGCCAACATCCTGAGTCGGGTAACTGGAACTAATGTTTCCAATATTTTAGGGACTCTAGGGGTGTTGGGAAATGCTAACTTGTTTGTGATAAATCCAAACGGTATTTTCTTTGGCCCCAATAGCAGACTAGATCTAGGAGGTTCATTTTTTGGGAGTACTGCTGATAGTGTGTTGTTTGAAGATGGCACAGTATTCAGTGCTAAAAATCCCAATGATAAACCGTTATTAACGATTAATATTCCATCTGGGTTGCAATATGGTTCCAATCCAGGGAGTATCACTAATCAGTCTCTTCGTCGTCGTAAGTTTGGGGAACGAATTAATGGTCTTCAGGTACCAGATGGTAAAACCTTAGGGCTGATTGGTGGTGACATTACTATTCCTGGTGGTAATTTAACTGCAAAAGATGGACGCATTGAACTGGGGAGTGTTGGTTCTAATGCTGTGGTGAACCTGACCCCAACGGATAGTAGTTTTATTTTGGATTATTCACCAGTTCAAGAGTTTCAGGATATTAGTTTGTCCGAGGGGGCTAGAGTTGAGACCAGTGGCATTGGTGGTGGCAGTATCCAGGTGCAGGGGAGTAATGTGAGTTTACGCGATCGCTCTTTTATTTTTGCGAATACCCTGGGAAGTCAGAATGGCGGTGGGATAGTTGTTGAGGCTTCACAGTTGAGTCTTGAGGGTGGTTCTAGGATAACTACGGATGTAACTGGCTTAGGACAGGGGGGAGATTTGACAGTGGATGCCACTGAATCTGTTCGAGTAATTGGTGTATCGCCTGATGGTAGACCCAGCGTTTTGGGAGCCCGAGTTCTTCCAAGAGCAACAGGAAATGGGGGAGATGTGAGTATTACCACTGGGCAGTTAATTGTCTCTGATGGAGCAAGAGTTTCAGTTAACACTGTTGGTCAAGGGGACGGAGGAAATTTGACAGTGGATGCGGACTCTACGGTTAAACTCATTGGTACCTCAGGCGATGGTCGGTTTCCCAGCGGCTTGTTTGCTGAAACTTCTGGGACAGGAAATGGGGGAGATGTGAGTATTACCACTGAGGAGTTAATTGTCTCTGATGGAGCAAGAGTTTCAGCTAACACTTTTGGTGAAGGGGACGGAGGAAATTTGACAGTGGATGCGGACTCTACGGTTAAACTCATTGGTACTTCAGCCAATGGTCGCATTGTCGGCGGCTTGTTTGCTCAAGCTAATCCAGGCTCAACAGGAAATGGGGGAGATGTGAGTATTACTACTGGGGAGTTAATTGTCAAAGATGGAGCAAGAGTTTCAACTGACACAAGGGGTGAAGGGGACGGAGGAAGCTTGAGTGTGGATGCCGAGGAGACTGTTAAACTCATTGGTACCGCAGCCAATGTTCGGATTCGCAGCGGCTTGTTTGCTCGAACTCAAGGGACAGGAAAAGCGGGAGAAACACGTATTACCACTGGGGAGTTAATGGTCTCTGATGGAGCAGAAGTTTCAGCTAGCACTTTTGGTGAAGGGGACGGGGGAAATGTGACAGTGGATGCCGACTCTACGGTTAAACTCATTGGTACCGCAGCCGATGGTCGGATTCGCAGCCGCTTATTGACTCAAACTTTTGGGACAGGAAATGGGGGAGAAACACGTATTACCACTGGGCAGTTAATTGTTAAAGATGGAGCATTTGTTTCAGCTAACACTTTTGGTGAAGGGGACGGAGGAAGCTTGAGTGTGGATGCCTCTGAATCTGTTCAAGTCATTGGTATCTCAGCCGATGGTCGGTTTCGCAGTGGCTTGTTTGCTCAAACTGAAGGGACAGGAAATGGGGGAGAAACACGTATTACTACTGGGCAGTTAATTGTTAAAGATGGAGCAGTTGTTTCAGCTAGCACAAGGGGTGAAGGGGACGGGGGAACCTTGAGTGTGGATGCCTCTGAATCTGTTGAAGTCATTGGTACCTCAGCCTCGGGTGGGGTTGCCAGTGGCTTGTTGGCTCGAACTTTTGGGAAAGGAAATGCGGGAGATGTGAGTATTACCACTGGGCAGTTCATGGTCTCTGATGGAGCAGAAGTTTCAGTTGGCACAAGCGGTGAAGGGGACGGAGGAAGCTTGAGTGTGGATGCCGAGGAGACTGTTAAACTCATTGGTACCTCAGCCGATGGTCAGTCTCCCAGTGGCTTGTTTAATCAAACTTTTGGGACAGGAAATCCGGGAGAAACACGTATTACCACCGGGCAGTTTATTGTCTCTGATGGAGCAGTTGTTTCAGCTAGCACAAGGGGTGAAGGGGACGGAGGAACCTTGAGTGTGGATGCCTCTGAATCTGTTGAAGTGATTGGTAGCTCAGCCGATGGTCGGTTGTTCAGCGGCTTGTTTGCTCAAACTTTTGGGACAGGAAATGCGGGAGATTTGAATATTACCACTGGGAAGTTAATGGTCTCTGATGGAGCAGTTGTTTCAGCTCGCACTTTTGGTGAAGGGGACGGAGGAAGCTTGAGTGTGAATGCCGACTCTAGTGTTCAAGTCATTGGTACGAGAGTCGATGGTCAGTCTGTCAGCGCCTTGACTACTCAAACTGACGGGACAGGAAAAGCGGGAGATTTGAGTATTACTACTGGGCAGTTAATGGTCTCTGATGGAGCAGTTGTTTCAGCTGGCACAAGCGGTGAAGGGGACGGGGGAAGCTTGAGTGTGGATGCCGACTCTACTGTTCAACTCATTGGTACGAGAGCCGATGGTGAGTTACCCAGCGGCTTGTTTACTCAAACTGAAGGGAAAGGAAATGCGGGAGAAACACGTATTACCACTGGGCAGTTAATAGTCTCTGATGGAGCACAAGTTTCAGCTAGCACAAGCGGTGAAGGGGACGGAGGAAGCTTGAGTGTGGATGCCGACTCTACTGTTCAACTCATTGGTACCTCAGCCAATGGTCAGTTTTCCAGCGGCTTGTTTAATGCAACTGAAGGGAAAGGAAATGCGGGAGAAACACGTATTACCACTGCCAAGTTAATGGTCTCTGATGGAGCACGAGTTTCAGCTAGCACAAGCGGTGAAGGGGACGGAGGAAGCTTGAGTGTCAATGCCTCTGAATCTATTGAAGTCATTGGTACCTCAGCCGATAGTCGGTTTCGCAGCGGCTTGTTTGCTCAAACTAATCCAGGCTCAAAAGGAAAAGCAGGAGATTTGAGTATTACCACTGGGGAGTTAATTGTCAAAGATGGAGCAAGAGTTTCAGCTCGCACCAGGGGTGAAGGGGACGGGGGAACCTTGAGTGTGGATGCCAAGGAGACTATTCAACTAATTGGTACCTCAGCCGATGGTCAGTTTCCCAGTGGCTTGTTTACTGAAACTGAAGGGAAAGGAGATGCGGGAGAGTTGTTGAAAATTACCACTGGCCAGTTAATTGTCTCTGATGGAGCAGAAGTTAGTGCTAGAAGCATTCAACAGGATACAACAGCAGGGGAGGTAAAGATTAATGCCCATTCCATTTTCCTTGACAACAAAGGAAGGATCACAGCAGAAACAGCAGGAGGAGACAATAGCAAGATTAAACTATTTTCCCGTGACATCCGACTCCTGAACGAAAGCTTGATTATAACTGAAGCTCAGAATACAACAACTGGCGGAAATATAGAAATTGATACTGATACTTTAGTCGGTCTCGGAAATAGCGACATCATTGCCAATGCTGACGAAGGGGAAGGAGGTCGTGTTGAGATTAATGCCAAAGGCATCTTTGGCTTAGAGTTTCGAGACAGTCCAACTCCAGACAATGACATTACTTCCACCTCCAATCGTGGCTCATCCTTCAACGGTGACGTAATCCTCAACATCACCCAGATAGACCCCACCTCAGGCTTAAACGAATTGCCAGGAATCCTGGTGGATGCAGAAGCTATCCTGGCCAATGACCTTTGTGGCTTTGAAAATAATCGGATTGCTGGCGGCAGTTCCTTTACCATTACCGGCAAAGGGGGTTTACCACCAACTCCAGACGATTCAGTGATTAATACTGACAGAACAGTGAGCTGGAGAACTCGTCCTGGCTTAGCCAGCAGCAGACAAGCATTACAGCAATTACCGCAGCAAGCATCAAGACACCCTCTCCAAGAAAAAAAAGTGATTATCGAAGCCCAAGGCTGGGTAATAGCAAAGGATGGCACGATTATTCTGACCGCCCATCCCTTTAGGGGAACTCCTGTGGAGCAGATATTTCCCAATCTTGATTGTCATGTGGGAAGAGGGAATAGGGAACAGGGAACAGGGAGCAGGGAGGAGTAG